In Epinephelus lanceolatus isolate andai-2023 chromosome 16, ASM4190304v1, whole genome shotgun sequence, one DNA window encodes the following:
- the LOC144467416 gene encoding coagulation factor XI-like, with protein MIVKVYHDVDFPGANYENLFTAEYEVCQRVYTHDPSCQFFTFFNGNFTLAEYRRICHLKHLIAMPAPPKVTKLSNVVSGFSPRNCVNMALETHTQTETV; from the exons ATGATCGTCAAA GTGTACCACGACGTGGACTTCCCAGGGGCAAACTACGAGAACTTGTTCACAGCAGAGTATGAGGTGTGTCAGAGAGTCTACACTCATGACCCCTCCTGTCAGTTTTTTACCTTTTTCAATGGAAACTTTACATTGGCAGAATACAG GCGCATATGCCATCTCAAGCATTTAATCGCCATGCCTGCTCCTCCTAAAGTTACCAAACTGTCCAATGTTGTGTCTGGATTCTCCCCGAGGAACTGTGTGAACATGGCtctagaaacacacacacagacagaaactgtATAA
- the heyl gene encoding hairy/enhancer-of-split related with YRPW motif-like protein, with the protein MKRPHDYSSPDSDTDEFIDVGQEDSYCPVTGSMSPGSASQILARKKRRGIIEKRRRDRINHSLSELRRLVPSAFEKQGSSKLEKAEILQMTVDHLKLLHAMGGKGYFDARALAVDYRTLGFRECVGEVVRYLSSLDGESPDPIGARLVSHLSHCASELDPLLLQSPPASALPFPPWPWASFPQISPTSPASSSPSFPSGRRDLALLGSYPPPASLRLGPLAGCQQGVPPLLAPTALATVHRLPSLAASPALAPSRPTQPSPHSATRASPLPLPTPSSSSPSTSSSSSSTSSSSAPLQVSFRPFAPLGSPTAQRRGLSGPAKSAQGWGTEIGAF; encoded by the exons ATGAAGAGACCACACGACTACAGCTCCCCAGACTCGGACACAGACGAGTTTATTGACGTGGGACAAGAAGACAGCTATTG CCCAGTCACTGGGTCCATGTCTCCTGGCAGCGCCTCGCAGATTCTGGCCCGAAAGAAGAGAAGAGGG ATCATAGAGAAGAGGCGCAGAGACCGGATCAACCACAGCCTGTCAGAGCTCAGGAGGCTGGTGCCCAGTGCTTTTGAGAAACAG GGTTCATCCAAGCTGGAGAAAGCGGAAATCCTGCAGATGACCGTGGATCACCTCAAACTCCTGCATGCCATGGGGGGAAAAG GTTACTTTGATGCGAGGGCTCTGGCAGTTGACTACAGGACCTTGGGCTTTAGAGAGTGCGTTGGAGAGGTGGTGCGGTACCTCAGCTCCCTTGATGGGGAGTCGCCAGACCCTATTGGAGCCCGCCTTGTCTCCCACCTTTCCCACTGTGCAAGTGAGCTAGACCCCCTTCTCCTGCAGTCGCCCCCAGCCTCCGCCCTGCCTTTTCCTCCCTGGCCGTGGGCGTCCTTCCCTCAGATCTCCCCCACCTCACCGGCCTCCTCCTCACCTTCGTTCCCCAGTGGGCGAAGGGATCTGGCCTTGCTGGGGAGCTATCCGCCGCCCGCCTCCCTCCGCCTCGGCCCCCTGGCTGGCTGCCAGCAGGGTGTACCACCGCTTCTTGCGCCCACAGCTCTGGCCACAGTCCACAGGTTGCCCTCCCTCGCAGCGTCCCCGGCCCTAGCCCCATCCAGACCCACTCAGCCGTCCCCTCACAGCGCGACCAGGGCCTCGCCTCTTCCCCTCCCCaccccttcctcttcctctccttctacctcctcctcctcctcttctactTCATCATCTTCTGCCCCACTGCAAGTCTCTTTCAGGCCCTTCGCACCTCTGGGGTCTCCCACAGCCCAGCGCAGGGGCTTGAGCGGACCAGCCAAGTCGGCCCAGGGATGGGGGACTGAGATCGGAGCTTTCTGA
- the zbtb8b gene encoding zinc finger and BTB domain-containing protein 8B, producing MEVPCYMPKLLFELNEQRKRDFFCDCSILVEGRVFKAHRNVLFAGSGYFRALLVHYLQDSGQRYSTASLDIVTADAFSIILDFLYSGRLALNRSNVIEVMSAGSYLQMTDLVNFCKGYIRSSLEICNKDKERNTEKENQAQDGAMGPADSGTPAATISSGTGAAEPHSQAAEADRGSGLGPESVTSARTPLSIPVTTTPGTGRDMENDYHSRGEFATGNEGQKGHMDQTNLSSSSSSALTPELVNPKIEYDPDEELMESPDTKDLASFPGPSLHNPHHSRLLPPSPSNERSPLGYSPSFNARHLMEMLARGEGPSPLGERVGQRFNQGLGSSTGGGRMDEGLGFVGSSIMEIQSDWLGEDTGDGLVVPVKLHKCPFCPYTAKQKGIMKRHIRCHTGERPFPCPMCGKRFTRQEHLRSHALSVHRHYWPVSCKSCRRTFTGSSVSPGLRRFGICDSCNCVTTTHDDSASVHPASQPEPMERADGATDWSSFMDDVDEVEVGRVEDLVEKQMLERQLAVCTDVGHTL from the exons ATGGAAGTGCCTTGCTACATGCCCAAACTCCTGTTTGAGCTCAATGAGCAGCGTAAGCGGGACTTCTTCTGTGACTGCAGCATCCTCGTCGAAGGCCGTGTCTTCAAGGCCCATCGTAATGTCTTGTTTGCTGGGAGCGGCTATTTCCGGGCTCTTCTTGTTCACTATCTGCAG GATAGTGGACAGCGCTACAGCACAGCATCGTTGGACATTGTGACAGCCGATGCCTTCTCGATTATCCTGGACTTCCTTTACTCTGGCCGCTTGGCCCTGAACAGAAGCAATGTCATTGAGGTGATGTCAGCAGGCAGCTACCTGCAGATGACTGATCTGGTAAACTTCTGTAAGGGATACATCCGCTCATCTTTGGAAATATGCAACAAAGACAAGGAGAGGAACACAGAGAAGGAGAACCAGGCACAGGATGGAGCAATGGGTCCTGCAGACAGCGGCACTCCGGCTGCAACAATCTCCAGTGGCACAGGGGCTGCGGAGCCTCATTCGCAAGCTGCAGAGGCAGACAGAGGGTCGGGTTTAGGCCCGGAGTCTGTTACCTCGGCTAGAACCCCCTTGTCCATACCTGTCACCACAACTCCAGGCACCGGCAGGGACATGGAAAACGACTACCATTCCAGGGGGGAATTTGCAACTGGTAATGAAGGACAAAAGGGACACATGGATCAGACTAACCTctcatcctcttcatcatctGCTTTGACCCCAGAGTTAGTGAACCCCAAGATAGAGTACGACCCAGATGAGGAGCTCATGGAATCCCCTGACACCAAAGACCTAGCCTCATTTCCTGGGCCATCTCTCCATAACCCTCATCATAGCAGACTacttcctccctctccctccaatGAGCGCTCTCCCTTGGGATACAGCCCATCCTTTAATGCAAGGCACCTGATGGAGATGCTGGCCAGAGGTGAAGGCCCCAGTCCTCTGGGGGAAAGAGTGGGGCAGCGCTTTAACCAAGGACTAGGTAGCAGCACGGGAGGAGGCCGAATGGATGAAGGATTAGGGTTTGTGGGATCATCTATCATGGAGATCCAGTCTGACTGGCTCGGAGAAGACACAG GTGATGGTTTGGTAGTGCCAGTGAAACTCCACAAGTGCCCGTTCTGCCCGTACACTGCCAAGCAGAAGGGAATCATGAAGAGACACATCCGCTGCCATACAGGAGAGAGGCCGTTCCCCTGTCCTATGTGCGGCAAGAGGTTCACAAGACAGGAGCACCTTCGCAGTCATGCCCTCAGT GTCCATAGGCATTACTGGCCAGTGTCATGTAAGAGCTGCAGGCGAACCTTCACTGGATCCAGCGTTTCGCCAGGACTCAGACGCTTCGGCATCTGTGACAGCTGCAACTGCGTGACCACCACCCATGACGACTCCGCCTCCGTTCACCCCGCCAGCCAACCAGAGCCCATGGAGCGTGCAGACGGGGCCACAGATTGGTCCAGTTTTATGGACGATGTTGATGAAGTGGAAGTCGGCAGAGTTGAGGACTTGGTAGAGAAACAGATGCTTGAAAGGCAGCTGGCTGTCTGCACTGATGTAGGTCACACGCTGTGA